A genome region from Candidatus Bealeia paramacronuclearis includes the following:
- a CDS encoding transposase produces YRSFLQASSVRYSGLALSEVSPIPLSHDSVNRWLSSSALRPSGVWNLTQSLINKKEPCFLVCDDTILDKNRSEKIELVHYQYSGNAHDVIAGIGLVNLVWHGLRSHDSIPVDYRIYDKASDGKSKNDHFREMLKLAQDRGINPDDVVADAWYSSLNNLKAIESIGWTWVMGLKKNRKVNRGETLEKLDIPDEGLKVHLRGYGWITVFRFVAKNGRTDYIGTNRDNPSRDHIELVMKSRWKIEVYHRELKQTCGLERCQSRTGRAQRNHIFLAISAWIQRFKRRLAGGFSFYQQQWDVIKHDISREITKLMSFA; encoded by the coding sequence TTTATCGTTCATTTTTACAAGCCAGCAGTGTGCGCTATTCAGGGTTGGCACTTTCGGAGGTGTCACCGATTCCATTGTCGCATGACAGCGTCAATCGATGGTTGAGTTCTAGTGCATTGCGTCCGAGCGGAGTGTGGAATCTTACTCAATCTCTTATTAACAAGAAAGAACCTTGTTTTTTAGTATGTGACGATACAATTTTGGATAAAAATCGGAGCGAGAAGATAGAGCTTGTGCATTATCAGTATTCTGGGAATGCCCATGATGTTATTGCGGGGATAGGTCTTGTCAATTTGGTATGGCATGGCCTGAGGAGTCATGACTCTATTCCTGTTGATTATCGTATTTATGATAAAGCCAGCGATGGCAAAAGCAAGAATGACCATTTCAGGGAAATGTTAAAGCTGGCTCAAGACAGAGGGATAAATCCGGATGACGTGGTTGCAGACGCTTGGTACTCGAGCTTGAATAATCTGAAGGCCATTGAATCCATAGGCTGGACATGGGTGATGGGGTTGAAGAAAAACAGGAAAGTGAATCGTGGAGAAACTCTTGAAAAGCTGGACATTCCAGATGAAGGACTGAAAGTTCACTTACGCGGATATGGATGGATTACTGTTTTCCGGTTTGTTGCCAAAAACGGTCGCACGGATTATATCGGAACCAATAGGGATAATCCCTCTCGTGATCATATTGAACTGGTCATGAAATCGCGTTGGAAAATCGAAGTTTATCATCGGGAATTAAAGCAAACATGCGGTCTTGAACGCTGTCAGTCTCGCACGGGACGAGCCCAAAGAAATCATATATTTCTTGCCATTTCGGCTTGGATTCAAAGATTTAAAAGA